The following proteins come from a genomic window of Drosophila sulfurigaster albostrigata strain 15112-1811.04 chromosome X, ASM2355843v2, whole genome shotgun sequence:
- the LOC133847800 gene encoding ubiquitin carboxyl-terminal hydrolase 39, producing MAQTEPEAKRVKLETKPKTLLEDDETPSVFNPKYRVCPYLDTINRNLLDFDFEKLCSISLTRINVYACLVCGKYFQGRGTNTHAYTHSVGEAHHVFLNLHTLRFYCLPDNYEIIDSSLDDIKYVLNPTFLRNEINKLDQIQPKHSRTVDGVLYLPGVVGLNNIKANDYCNVVLHALSHVSPLRDYFLREQSYASIKRPPGDSMFTLVQRFGELMRKMWNPRNFKAHVSPHEMLQAVVLWSSKRFQITEQGDPIDFLSWFLNTLHRALKGNKQPNSSILYKIFLGEMKIYTRKIPPVELDDAAKQQLLATDEYKHQVEHTNFIYLTCDLPPPPLFTDEFRENIIPQVNLYQLLGKFNGSAEKEYKTYKDNFMKRFEITRLPQFIILYIKRFTKNTFFLEKNPTIVNFPIKNVDFGDILGMKQRDKSLNDTKYNLVANIVHDGDPKKGTYRVHILHKANGQWYEMQDLHVTEILPQMITLTESYIQIYERSADP from the exons ATGGCGCAAACAGAACCAGAag CAAAGCGCGTCAAATTGGAAACGAAACCGAAAACACTCCTGGAAGACGATG AAACGCCATCGGTGTTCAATCCCAAGTACCGTGTGTGCCCGTATCTGGACACCATCAACCGGAATCTACTCGATTTTGACTTTGAGAAACTCTGTTCCATCTCGCTGACGCGCATAAACGTTTACGCCTGCCTCGTGTGTGGCAAGTACTTCCAGGGGCGTGGCACCAACACACACGCCTACACACACTCGGTGGGCGAGGCGCATCATGTGTTCCTCAATCTGCATACGCTGCGCTTCTACTGTCTGCCCGACAATTATGAAATCATTGATTCATCCCTGGATGACATCAAATACGTGCTGAATCCCACCTTTCTGCGCAATGAGATCAACAAACTGGATCAAATCCAGCCCAAGCATTCACGCACAGTTGATGGTGTGCTGTATTTGCCCGGTGTCGTGGGCCTAAACAACATCAAAGCAAATGACTACTGCAATGTGGTGCTTCATGCCTTGTCCCATGTGAGTCCGTTGCGGGATTACTTTCTCCGAGAGCAGAGCTATGCTAGCATTAAGCGACCACCGGGCGATTCCATGTTCACGCTGGTGCAGCGCTTTGGCGAACTAATGCGAAAGATGTGGAATCCTCGCAATTTCAAGGCGCACGTTTCGCCCCATGAAATGCTCCAAGCAGTCGTGCTGTGGTCAAGCAAACGTTTCCAGATCACCGAACAGGGAGATCCCATTGATTTCCTCTCGTGGTTTCTGAACACACTTCACCGTGCACTCAAGGGCAACAAGCAGCCGAACTCGTCAATTTTGTACAAGATCTTTTTGGGTGAAATGAAGATCTATACACGGAAAATTCCGCCCGTCGAATTGGATGATGCAGCCAAGCAGCAGTTGCTCGCCACAGACGAGTACAAGCATCAGGTGGAAcacacaaatttcatttatctaACCTGCGatttgccgccgccgccgctgttTACGGACGAGTTCCGGGAAAATATCATACCGCAGGTGAATCTCTATCAGCTGCTGGGCAAATTCAATGGCAGCGCCGAGAAGGAGTACAAAACATATAAGGATAATTTTATGAAGCGTTTCGAGATCACACGACTGCCACAATTTATCATATTGTACATCAAACGCTTCACCAAGAACACATTCTTTCTGGAGAAGAATCCGACCATTGTCAACTTTCCAATCAA AAATGTGGACTTTGGCGACATACTGGGCATGAAGCAGCGCGACAAATCGCTCAACGACACCAAATACAATCTGGTTGCGAACATTGTGCACGACGGCGACCCCAAGAAGGGCACCTATCGTGTCCACATTCTGCACAAGGCGAATGGGCAATGGTACGAGATGCAGGATCTGCATGTTACAGAAATTTTGCCACAGATGATTACGCTAACCGAGTCCTACATACAGATCTATGAGCGCAGTGCGGATCCCTAA